The following are encoded in a window of Roseimaritima ulvae genomic DNA:
- a CDS encoding DUF1569 domain-containing protein codes for MSQTIKTGRQTGRRDLHFHDVDDALADIDAIVAADAAGTLKTLGNWTAGQNMAHVAAWVEYGYEGFPIKPPPFFIRWFLKKQVPKYLRKGLPAGVKIPGVPGGTVGADEMPTEAAAQRLRTALLRLKNGELATYPSPAFGDMSHEDRTQFNLRHAELHLSFLVPNS; via the coding sequence ATGAGCCAAACCATCAAAACCGGGCGTCAAACGGGCCGCCGAGACTTGCATTTCCACGATGTCGATGATGCCCTGGCCGATATCGATGCCATTGTGGCGGCCGATGCGGCGGGCACGCTGAAGACTTTGGGCAACTGGACCGCCGGCCAAAATATGGCCCACGTGGCGGCCTGGGTTGAATACGGCTATGAAGGTTTTCCCATCAAACCACCGCCGTTTTTCATCCGCTGGTTTCTGAAGAAGCAGGTTCCCAAGTATCTCCGCAAAGGATTGCCCGCCGGGGTCAAAATCCCGGGCGTACCCGGCGGCACCGTGGGCGCCGATGAGATGCCCACCGAAGCGGCTGCCCAGCGTCTGCGGACCGCTCTGCTGCGGCTGAAAAACGGCGAACTCGCGACATACCCTAGCCCCGCCTTTGGCGATATGAGCCACGAAGATCGTACCCAGTTCAACCTCCGACACGCCGAATTACACCTGAGTTTTTTAGTCCCCAATTCGTAG
- a CDS encoding FAD-dependent oxidoreductase: protein MKLSIALLTRLFPILFLVLPGVLQAADAPAKPASDSQPMLAGDWLPEDPHQIDYEKLPRVPAEHAIISDVRDRAGTHVHQHAYLEHYDGRYWAMWSDGPGVPRLGATADQHRNIVPGHDRADTRNSFATSIDGLHWSEPADLTGPPRKPGYGWIARGLWKRDGELLALASHFNAPGYSGPGLSLEAFRWNGTEWLPHGTVLDDSMNNFPPKRLPSGEWMMTRRDHRRQVSVMIGGTKAFDDWRINPLAAYDGNGRPEEPYWYVLPDGKTLVGLIRDNGGSKFLLRTFSHDNGQTWSKIERTNFPDATSKFFVHRTSRGYYVMVSNSNPRQRNPLTLAISQDGLVFTKLFWLIGGRHIDYPHIIEHDGHLLVAFSGAKQTMEVMKVSLDDLEVLLMPDSVELDEHLPPVRRQPQQPPESPKLPCWMDLGEEGSTLYAAADLITPNRGTAAEFSLATAGGHERVVIGVDKSGRLTGRLYKVQVSGPTLEPGSRHSLLVRVHSHREQEDELFVQLGSPDTIPTEPEEWTLVNKAGRSDADLARVVVHNDSDTAGFKNVRVAATRDALTQAKVIAGKTHDADVIVYGGTPGGLAAAIAAARLGSRVIVVEPNRHVGGMTTSGLGKSDIENRDMIGGIFKEFVNAQVEHYVDTYGPEHENVKLCRDGYYAEPSVSEAVFESMLAAEKDRITVLKGWRLSEAHRSADTLQSITIARNGEAATRRLSGKVFIDATYEGDLYAAAGAEYRLGRESRDEFDEPHAGVVYFDYQNKKFLPGTTGQASQDLPAFTWRLCLTKDPKNSHRLQQPPPDYDRSVYLGYFDDLKAGRLAGPKVLKPGRGYNPLHFDTLVRALSVTDIPNEKTDVNMNPRPLGFPFTEENRGYIEGDEATREAIRGRIRNLTLGLIWFLQNDPQVPAEHRRLANELHFPKDEFTDDKDHFPFQLYVREGRRLVGEITLTEHHITGKGQAITHHPDTVAIGEFPIDSFPCRKRQSGDTIVLEGYLGMLDHITRPYEIPYRVMIPKQVDALIVPVAASTTHVAFSSIRMEPTWMALGQAAGTAANLAIKEDVPPRAVSMESLQTTLEENGQVLRW, encoded by the coding sequence ATGAAGCTTTCGATTGCCTTGCTGACCCGCCTGTTCCCAATCTTGTTTCTGGTCCTGCCGGGTGTGCTGCAGGCTGCCGATGCGCCGGCCAAGCCGGCCAGCGACAGTCAGCCGATGTTGGCCGGAGACTGGCTGCCGGAGGATCCGCATCAGATCGACTACGAAAAACTTCCCCGCGTGCCGGCTGAACATGCCATCATCAGCGACGTCCGCGACCGCGCCGGCACCCATGTTCATCAACACGCCTATTTAGAGCATTACGATGGGCGTTACTGGGCGATGTGGAGCGACGGGCCGGGGGTGCCGAGACTGGGCGCCACCGCCGATCAACATCGCAATATCGTGCCCGGCCATGACCGCGCCGATACCCGCAATTCTTTTGCCACCAGTATCGACGGGTTGCACTGGAGCGAGCCTGCGGACCTGACCGGCCCGCCGCGAAAACCAGGCTACGGCTGGATCGCTCGCGGCCTGTGGAAACGTGACGGCGAACTGCTCGCCTTGGCCAGCCACTTTAATGCACCGGGGTATTCCGGCCCAGGGTTGAGCCTGGAAGCCTTTCGCTGGAACGGCACCGAGTGGTTGCCCCACGGCACGGTGTTGGATGATTCGATGAACAACTTCCCGCCCAAACGACTTCCGTCAGGGGAATGGATGATGACGCGTCGCGATCACCGCCGACAGGTTTCGGTGATGATCGGCGGCACCAAAGCTTTCGATGACTGGCGGATCAATCCGCTGGCCGCCTACGACGGTAACGGGCGTCCCGAGGAACCGTATTGGTACGTCCTTCCCGACGGCAAGACACTGGTCGGTCTGATTCGTGACAACGGCGGCTCCAAGTTTCTGCTCCGCACCTTTTCCCACGACAACGGCCAGACTTGGAGCAAGATTGAACGCACGAATTTTCCTGACGCGACCAGCAAGTTTTTCGTGCATCGCACCAGTCGCGGCTACTACGTGATGGTCTCCAACTCCAATCCCCGGCAGCGGAATCCGCTCACTCTGGCGATCAGCCAAGACGGCTTGGTGTTTACCAAACTGTTCTGGTTAATCGGTGGACGACATATCGACTATCCCCACATCATCGAACACGACGGACATCTGTTGGTGGCCTTCTCCGGCGCCAAGCAGACGATGGAAGTGATGAAGGTGTCGTTGGACGATTTGGAAGTTCTGCTGATGCCCGATTCGGTAGAACTGGACGAGCACCTTCCGCCGGTCCGCCGCCAGCCGCAACAGCCGCCGGAGTCACCCAAACTGCCGTGTTGGATGGATCTGGGGGAGGAAGGCAGCACGTTGTACGCGGCCGCGGATCTGATAACTCCCAACCGTGGCACGGCGGCCGAGTTTTCCTTGGCCACCGCGGGCGGGCACGAGCGTGTGGTGATCGGGGTCGACAAATCGGGACGCCTGACCGGACGGCTTTACAAAGTACAAGTCAGCGGCCCGACCTTGGAACCCGGCAGTCGGCATAGTCTGCTGGTCCGCGTGCACAGCCATCGCGAGCAAGAGGATGAGTTGTTCGTGCAATTGGGTTCACCGGATACGATTCCCACGGAGCCCGAAGAATGGACGTTGGTGAACAAGGCGGGTCGCAGCGATGCCGATCTGGCTCGCGTTGTGGTACACAATGATTCCGACACGGCCGGTTTCAAAAATGTACGTGTCGCCGCGACCCGCGACGCGTTGACCCAGGCAAAGGTCATCGCCGGCAAAACCCACGATGCGGATGTGATCGTTTATGGCGGCACACCCGGCGGGCTGGCTGCGGCGATTGCGGCGGCGCGGCTGGGCAGTCGCGTGATCGTCGTGGAACCCAATCGGCATGTCGGTGGGATGACCACCAGCGGGCTCGGGAAAAGCGATATCGAAAACCGCGACATGATCGGCGGAATTTTTAAAGAATTTGTCAACGCCCAGGTTGAGCACTACGTCGATACCTACGGGCCGGAGCACGAAAATGTCAAGCTCTGTCGCGATGGGTATTACGCCGAACCCTCGGTTTCCGAAGCGGTGTTTGAGTCGATGTTGGCCGCCGAAAAAGACCGCATCACGGTGCTCAAAGGCTGGCGTCTGAGCGAAGCTCACCGTTCTGCCGATACACTGCAGTCGATCACGATCGCGCGGAACGGTGAAGCGGCGACGCGGCGGCTGAGCGGAAAAGTTTTTATCGATGCCACTTACGAAGGCGACTTGTATGCGGCCGCGGGCGCCGAGTACCGACTGGGTCGCGAGTCGCGTGATGAGTTCGACGAACCGCATGCCGGTGTGGTCTATTTCGACTACCAGAACAAAAAATTTCTGCCGGGCACGACGGGCCAGGCCAGCCAGGACCTGCCCGCTTTTACCTGGCGACTGTGTCTGACCAAAGATCCCAAGAACAGCCATCGGTTACAGCAACCGCCGCCGGACTATGATCGTTCGGTTTATTTGGGCTACTTCGACGATCTAAAGGCCGGTCGGTTGGCGGGGCCCAAAGTGTTGAAGCCGGGGCGAGGCTACAACCCGCTGCATTTCGACACCTTGGTGCGGGCGCTTTCGGTCACGGACATTCCCAACGAGAAAACGGACGTCAACATGAATCCCCGCCCGCTGGGGTTTCCCTTCACCGAAGAGAATCGCGGCTACATCGAAGGCGACGAAGCCACTCGTGAAGCTATCCGCGGGCGTATTCGCAATCTGACGTTGGGGCTGATCTGGTTTCTGCAGAACGATCCGCAGGTCCCCGCGGAACATCGGCGGCTGGCCAACGAATTGCACTTTCCGAAAGATGAATTCACCGACGACAAAGATCACTTCCCTTTCCAGTTGTATGTGCGTGAAGGCCGGCGGTTGGTCGGCGAGATCACGCTAACCGAACATCACATCACCGGCAAAGGGCAAGCGATCACGCATCACCCCGACACCGTGGCGATCGGCGAGTTTCCCATCGACAGTTTTCCCTGTCGCAAGCGCCAAAGCGGTGACACGATCGTGTTGGAAGGGTATTTGGGGATGTTGGATCACATTACCCGCCCCTATGAAATCCCCTACCGCGTGATGATTCCCAAGCAGGTCGACGCCCTCATCGTTCCCGTAGCGGCCAGCACCACGCACGTGGCGTTTTCCAGCATCCGCATGGAACCCACGTGGATGGCGCTGGGGCAAGCCGCCGGAACCGCGGCGAACCTGGCGATCAAAGAAGATGTCCCGCCACGAGCGGTTTCGATGGAAAGCTTGCAGACAACACTAGAAGAAAACGGGCAAGTACTTCGCTGGTAG
- the amrS gene encoding AmmeMemoRadiSam system radical SAM enzyme, whose protein sequence is MTSNPSISNTTLNRADHPGRWWTLQADGRMLCQLCPRACQLKDGDRGFCFVRIRRDDAMVLDTYGRSTGFCIDPIEKKPLNQFFPGTPVLSFGTAGCNLGCKFCQNWDISKSREVARLSAEAMPESIADAALEHGCRSVAFTYNDPVIWAEYAIDTAAACRRKDIKAVAVTAGYITPKARGEFFAAMDAANIDLKAFTETFYYKTTGSHLQPVLDTIRYACNETDCWVELTNLVIPDANDDPDELRRMCDWIADAVGADVPIHFSAFHPDFRMQDRPRTPPDTLCKAYDLATQAGLRYVYIGNVHDVSRQSTYCPQCRGLLIARDWYQLGTYHLNGNRCGHCGYTLAGHFDDRPGDWGQKRQPIQIHPPEVHSMPSKPAVDLFQTELNDNQRQTIRVAASLVVQSAVRTGSSDDVADVLGELAEREVAGVYVTLKRGNTLRGCCGLQGPPIPLHRAIADAAFRTATSDPRMPPIQASELPYLTLSVSIIGPPEAIDTTATADTIAQAIQIGRHGIRIRRGDNVGLLLPSVAVDRNWNATQFLDAVCQKANLPPGVWRGGDCELKRFEGVYFGGRLLGSDGTPLEAFKREEKPLLEPSALQALKDWILQNLSALRSGATPMYYANGVVDQTVLGVVLQLTPTGQSPISWLRMSLVNGLPLQSTMFQLTQNAAATFAQQSPTDEVAVDVAVLSAAVAHGIAESVDLQGVQPRRRTVLATNGRHWSLAFDPSQSAQETLAEMLAKRKGKLRPATTSVYSLVCDSTSAPLHVWLGPEAETDFGPRPPAVAGSFYPAEDNEREQLVDELLEVLPSAEPQVVQAAMVPHAGLRYSGRIAADVWRRIQIPKNVLMIGPKHTRHGVDWAIAPHDRWELSPTASLPGSVELAQSLQSHLSGSELDSVAHRQEHSFETQLPLLYRLAPDAQIVCLAIGSADWQQIQTAADDLARWIQTLPESPLMVISSDMNHFADEQETHRRDALAMEQLQACDPRALLDVCERENISMCGRIPAALVLQTLRNLQRPITGQLVARGTSADTTGDSSRVVGYAGMLFPSTSGP, encoded by the coding sequence ATGACATCTAATCCATCGATATCCAACACTACGCTCAACCGGGCGGACCATCCGGGCCGCTGGTGGACGTTGCAAGCCGATGGCCGCATGCTGTGTCAGCTGTGTCCGCGAGCCTGCCAGCTGAAGGACGGCGACCGGGGGTTTTGCTTCGTGCGAATCCGCCGCGACGACGCGATGGTGCTGGACACCTACGGCCGCAGCACGGGATTCTGTATCGACCCGATCGAAAAGAAACCGCTGAACCAATTTTTCCCCGGCACACCGGTATTGAGCTTCGGCACCGCGGGCTGCAATTTGGGCTGCAAATTCTGCCAGAACTGGGACATTAGCAAAAGCCGCGAAGTGGCTCGCCTGAGCGCGGAGGCGATGCCCGAGTCGATCGCCGACGCCGCCCTCGAACACGGTTGCCGCAGCGTCGCCTTCACCTACAACGATCCGGTGATCTGGGCCGAGTACGCCATCGACACCGCGGCCGCTTGTCGACGCAAGGACATCAAGGCCGTGGCGGTGACTGCCGGATACATCACGCCCAAAGCTCGCGGAGAGTTCTTCGCGGCGATGGACGCCGCCAATATTGATCTGAAAGCGTTTACGGAAACGTTCTACTACAAAACCACCGGTTCCCACCTGCAACCGGTGCTCGATACCATCCGCTACGCCTGCAACGAGACGGATTGTTGGGTGGAGCTGACCAACTTGGTCATCCCGGACGCCAACGATGATCCGGATGAGCTGCGGCGGATGTGTGATTGGATTGCCGATGCTGTGGGAGCGGACGTGCCGATTCATTTCTCGGCCTTCCACCCGGACTTCCGTATGCAAGACCGTCCTCGCACGCCTCCCGACACGCTCTGCAAGGCCTATGACTTGGCCACTCAGGCCGGGCTACGATACGTTTATATTGGCAATGTGCACGACGTGTCGCGGCAGAGCACATATTGCCCGCAATGTCGCGGGCTGCTGATCGCTCGCGATTGGTATCAATTGGGAACCTACCATTTGAACGGCAATCGTTGTGGTCACTGTGGCTACACGCTCGCCGGACATTTTGACGATCGCCCCGGCGACTGGGGGCAGAAACGCCAGCCCATTCAAATCCATCCACCAGAGGTTCATTCCATGCCCAGCAAACCGGCCGTGGATCTGTTTCAAACAGAGCTGAACGACAACCAGCGACAAACCATTCGCGTCGCCGCCAGTCTCGTCGTTCAGTCAGCGGTCCGCACCGGCAGCTCGGACGACGTCGCGGATGTCCTAGGTGAACTGGCCGAGCGGGAAGTGGCCGGCGTCTACGTGACGCTGAAACGCGGCAACACCCTGCGCGGTTGCTGCGGCTTGCAAGGCCCTCCGATACCGCTGCACCGAGCCATCGCCGATGCCGCCTTTCGAACCGCCACATCCGATCCGCGGATGCCGCCGATCCAAGCAAGCGAACTGCCGTATTTGACGCTTTCGGTTTCTATCATCGGGCCCCCGGAAGCAATTGATACGACGGCAACCGCAGACACCATCGCCCAGGCCATACAAATCGGACGACACGGCATCCGCATTCGTCGCGGCGATAACGTGGGACTGTTACTGCCCTCGGTCGCGGTCGATCGAAACTGGAACGCCACTCAATTCCTGGACGCCGTTTGTCAAAAAGCCAACCTGCCGCCCGGCGTATGGCGAGGCGGCGACTGCGAACTGAAACGCTTTGAAGGCGTCTATTTTGGCGGCCGTCTGTTGGGTTCCGACGGAACGCCTTTGGAAGCCTTCAAACGCGAGGAAAAACCGCTGCTCGAACCCTCCGCGTTGCAAGCCTTGAAGGACTGGATATTGCAGAACTTGTCGGCGCTGCGCAGTGGAGCCACGCCAATGTACTATGCCAACGGCGTGGTCGATCAAACCGTTTTGGGTGTCGTATTGCAGTTGACGCCCACCGGCCAATCGCCGATCAGTTGGTTGCGGATGTCGTTGGTCAACGGCCTGCCGCTGCAGTCCACGATGTTTCAGCTAACGCAAAACGCCGCGGCGACGTTTGCACAGCAATCTCCGACTGACGAGGTAGCCGTCGACGTCGCGGTGCTGTCCGCCGCGGTCGCCCACGGCATCGCTGAATCGGTTGACCTGCAGGGTGTCCAACCAAGGCGCCGAACGGTGTTGGCCACCAATGGTCGGCATTGGTCGCTGGCGTTCGATCCTTCGCAATCTGCACAAGAAACGCTCGCCGAGATGTTGGCAAAGCGGAAGGGAAAATTGCGTCCCGCGACGACGTCGGTGTATTCGCTGGTCTGCGACTCCACCTCCGCTCCGTTGCACGTTTGGTTGGGGCCGGAAGCCGAAACGGATTTTGGTCCGCGACCGCCCGCCGTGGCCGGGTCGTTTTATCCGGCAGAGGACAACGAGCGAGAGCAGTTGGTCGACGAGCTGCTCGAGGTACTGCCGAGCGCGGAGCCACAAGTCGTGCAAGCCGCCATGGTTCCGCACGCCGGCCTGCGGTATTCGGGACGTATCGCCGCGGACGTGTGGCGACGGATTCAGATTCCCAAAAACGTATTGATGATCGGTCCCAAACACACCCGACACGGTGTCGACTGGGCGATCGCGCCGCACGATCGATGGGAACTCTCGCCAACAGCTAGTCTGCCGGGATCGGTCGAACTGGCGCAAAGTCTGCAATCGCATCTCTCGGGCAGCGAACTGGACAGCGTGGCGCACCGGCAAGAGCATTCGTTTGAAACGCAGCTGCCGCTGCTGTATCGCTTGGCGCCGGACGCTCAAATCGTTTGCTTGGCGATCGGCAGCGCCGACTGGCAGCAGATTCAAACGGCCGCCGACGATTTGGCTCGCTGGATCCAAACCTTGCCCGAATCGCCTCTGATGGTGATCAGCAGTGACATGAACCATTTTGCGGATGAGCAAGAGACCCATCGCCGCGACGCGTTGGCCATGGAACAACTGCAAGCCTGCGATCCGCGAGCTCTGTTAGACGTTTGCGAACGAGAGAACATCAGCATGTGTGGACGTATACCGGCGGCCTTGGTGTTGCAGACCTTGCGTAACCTGCAACGCCCGATCACCGGGCAACTGGTCGCCCGAGGCACCTCGGCCGACACCACCGGCGACAGCAGCCGAGTCGTCGGCTACGCGGGGATGTTGTTCCCAAGTACGTCCGGCCCGTAG